Genomic DNA from Triticum dicoccoides isolate Atlit2015 ecotype Zavitan chromosome 4B, WEW_v2.0, whole genome shotgun sequence:
TCAGTATAACAgcaaagaacaacaacaacaaaatctcATTGTCCTAGTGCTCATTATGAGTTCTATATATTCAAAGCACAATTTGCATTCATGATGACTTAATATCACTGTATATATAGCCTTACATGAATTAGTTTACTTTGTTTAAATATTATTTTTGTCTGTATTACTTGAAGCCCCGGAAAGTTCTCTCAGGATGACATACTTTGGTTCATTAGATTCTAGATAGCTATGTCATTATACAGCTTTATAACCCTTTGTTGGAAACATTGTGACTGCATTTCTATACGTCCCCAATCTCCTCATGGTTCGATATTTAATTATTCTTTGAAAGCTAAAGTACTAGGGAGCAGGGACTAAAGTATCTAACTAACTATTGTTGCTCTCCTTAGGCAAAGATACAAACTACCACTAAACTATTGTTTTTCTCACTTTGTTCGTAGGCTGGAAAAGGTGGAGAGCTGACTCATGATGAAACTACTATCATTGCAGGAGCATTGGAGATGACTCAAAAGACTGCAAAAGATGCCATGACTCCCATATCTGAAACCTTCTCACTTGACATAAATGCCAAGCTGGATGTGTATGAATCTTCCAATTTATTGTGTGTTTTTATCGAAATATATGGTACTGATGCTACTATTTGTCTCTTGATAGGCATACGGTGGGTATGATAATGACCAAAGGGCACAGCCGTATTCCTATATACTCTGGAAGACCAAGCAATATTATCGGTCTTATATTGGTGAGTAAGCTGAGATTTTCAAGAATTAATTGCATTGATTGAGATCATATCTCATTAGTTAGGTTCATTCTGCTAGATATGTTTTTACGGGCTCCATGTTATGAACTCTTAGTGGCGAATATTTTTGCAGTTGCAGTTTCCAGAGCGGTGTCTTAACAACATTTTGTACCATTCCTCGCAACAAAAATTACTGTTAACACTTAAGATGATTGCGCAAGTAGGCATCTTTATTTGGTTTAATACATCAGTCTTTCGATCAAAGAACTGTTGGGAAAACTGAAATTCGCCACTATAAATCCATCAGTGCTTTTCGAGTTGTCCTtttcagaagaaaaagaaaaaggttaCAGGGGTAGGTGGTGAACTATGTCGCGTTGGGGACACCTTTTCCACTTTCTTGTCATTTTCATTTCTGCACAGAATTTCTCCTCTTAGTATATGGAAGCAGCACTCGTGTTGTTCGTAAAAAAAAATTGTCCTCTTCAAAAAAGAAAGAGACTGACCtctcattttcaaaaaaaaaaaaagagactGACCTTTTTTTGCAAAACCAGCCCGTGAGATGGCCATTGAAAGTTTGTTCTTCAATTATTGTGGAGCTTTCATGATCATGTGCAGAGTTGTGTAATGAAGTATAAAGAGTGTAAAAACATGACACCATTCTGAACACCAATCAAGCCCGGCTTTTCCACTTTGCGTGATGTATATTTTTGATCAGCTAAAAAGTCTCTCATTTTAGGTAAAAAACTTGCTTACTTGCCGGCCTGAGGATGAGGTGCCCACTAGACATGTTACTATCAGAAAAATTCCAAGGTATCATCTTTTATGACCTTGTTAAAGTTGGCTGGTGTACAAATATGATTCTTGGCATGCATGTATCATGTGGACTTGCGCGTTTTGGTTCAAAGTGTATTAGCTATTTATTGTATGTGAGTTAGTATTCGAAAGATGATCTGCacacccccgcaaaaaaaaaaaaagatgatCTGCACAAACACTGAAGCATGTTCAGGAGTGCTCTGTACTATGCTGCACATGTACGTATTTAAGATTTTTTTCCTTGCTATAAAAAGTGCTTAATTGCATTCCCAGTTCTTTTGGAGTGGTTTAAAATTGATTAATGTCAAGTGCTTTTAAGTTCTAGAAAAAACAGCAAAACAGAATATACAGATTTTGAAGGGGTCAATGCCCTGGGCTAAAACAGAGTGACCTCTTGGGGTAGCCACAAATTACATAAGATTTGAACCGTTTTATTTCTGCAGAGCATACAAGCACTACTTTGCCCCTAAAAATCCGTACTATTCGTCGAGGTTAAATTATGCATATGTTATCGAATCAGTGTGCATGATTTGTCTTGTATTCTCATTCATAGTTTTGCTCTGTTTTCTGTACATCAGGGTGGCTGATGATCTTCCTCTCTATGACATTCTAAATGAGTTTCAGAAAGGTCACAGCCACATGGCTGTGGTTGTTAAACGCACTAAAGAAGAAGGAGCATCTGTTGAAAAGAATAACAGTTTTACAGCAGATTACAAAATGACAAACGGACATGCTCATGCTGATGGTACATGTTTCATTCACCCAGTTCCATGATTTGATTATCCttgtcaactactccctctgttcctaaatataagacgtcaTTTTTGGTAGTTGAATTGAACTACCAAAAGcgttatatttaagaacggagggagtaaatgtgTATTATCTTCCTTGGCTGATAAGTTGTGTGTACTCTTAGGTCTCGGTCTGTCACCCTCGCATGTCAACATTCCCGGAAGTCGTCGAAATAACAATGACAAGTACAGTAAGAAAATTGAAAGAAAACGGGACAATATTCTTGATTTTAACACTGATCCACTTCCTCACTATTCAATGGATGAGGAAGCGGTGggaataattacgatggaagatgtCATGGAGCAACTGCTGCAGGTTTGGCTTATTTTTGTTAGAGCCTCTCCTTATTTGGAAACTTATTTGGGGTACATTGTCGCGTCATCATATTTTCAAAACTTAATGATGCCTTTTGGATTTATGGCCTAATTTCATCATAAAGTAGCAAGTTTTCCCCATATCATGAGAACGGCTTGTTTGTATTGCTTTATTGTATTTCTTATTCTTGAAAATATTTTGGTCATCCTCAAAAGTGAATGAATCTCAAAGCCACAGGTCATCCTCAACATTAGTTCACGAAAATACAATTGTACTAATTAAAGTGTCATCCGACCGTTAAGAAAGCTAGGCATTGTCCATTTGTCCACAGTTTTACCGGGTTATATTGTTTGGCATTTTCTCCTATACATTGCTAACTGACTTAAATTTTCCCTTCACAGGAAGATATCTTGGATGAAACAGATGAGTATGTTGATGTGCATAACAAGTAAGTGGCTCAGTGCTGCTACTTCgcatgttttatttatttattttttggcgGGGAAGGTACTCTGCATGTTGAATTGGTATAGAGGAGTAACTTGCCTTCGTTTCGCAGGATCAAAATAAACATGTTACCGCCAGGCAAATCAGTGTCGCCTCTTATATCTCCTAGTGGTGAACCTCTGTCTCAAGGTCTAAGAAAGACCCCTATGGCTTCTCCGCTGTCGCCGTACCATAATGGCGGCTCCATCTTACGTTCCCCTGTTGCAAACCATGCTCGGTCACCTGGGACTTTACCGACAATGTTCTCTCCTGGAAGGTCACCTGCGTCACAAACTCCCGTTTGCAGTTCGCCGACTTCAAGTTGGGTGAGTAGCAGCAGTTTTGTATACCAAGTGATGGTTATTCATGATTTTTGTACATGCTTTGTTTTCTTAAGAAAATTCCTTGAAGTTGAAACAACAATCTTTTTCACCTCATCCTACATGCCATGCTCATTGTTCTGCTTCTTCCTTTTATAGGTCTCGAGGAATTCGTACCGAAATCCGTAGAAATGGTGGTGAGAGCTAAAGCCAAAGAGCTCAGGGGGCAACAATTCCCAATTCCAGTTGAGATCACTGCCTGGATCAAATTAAGGCACTGAAGAGTGTAGGGTCAAAGAATGAAGACCCCACAGCTCTCTGCTTTGTTGCTGGTCCTTGTTTATTTATGACTTTcttgtacatatatatatatatatatatatatatatatatatatatatatatatggccctTTAGTATCTGAGCCTGCTGAGTGTGGATGAGCTGTCACCACCTACTGTAGACGCCCTTTTTGCCAAACATGTAGCAACCATTGCAGAAGAAAACTGCGGAGAGAAACGACGTAAACGAAACGCGTTCTGTATGTATCGCGCATCTGCGCATCTGTGCTGGTATTCTTGTTTGTCAGCCGCCATTGTAC
This window encodes:
- the LOC119291811 gene encoding DUF21 domain-containing protein At2g14520-like isoform X1, with the translated sequence MSSHEACCGTMFWVYLLSCAGLVMFAGLMSGLTLGLMSLSLVDLEVLAKAGTPQDRRNAARILPVVKNQHLLLCTLLIGNSLAMEALPIFLDSLVPSFGAILISVTLILAFGEIMPQAICTRYGLSMGAKAAPIVRVLLVVFFPVAYPISKLLDWLLGKGHVALMRRAELKTLVDMHGDAAGKGGELTHDETTIIAGALEMTQKTAKDAMTPISETFSLDINAKLDVHTVGMIMTKGHSRIPIYSGRPSNIIGLILVKNLLTCRPEDEVPTRHVTIRKIPRVADDLPLYDILNEFQKGHSHMAVVVKRTKEEGASVEKNNSFTADYKMTNGHAHADGLGLSPSHVNIPGSRRNNNDKYSKKIERKRDNILDFNTDPLPHYSMDEEAVGIITMEDVMEQLLQEDILDETDEYVDVHNKIKINMLPPGKSVSPLISPSGEPLSQGLRKTPMASPLSPYHNGGSILRSPVANHARSPGTLPTMFSPGRSPASQTPVCSSPTSSWVSRNSYRNP